The Lysobacter panacisoli genome includes a window with the following:
- a CDS encoding DUF58 domain-containing protein, whose amino-acid sequence MPNPPPVPAMTHDRSGEGIVPTLQELLALRAAVAGRGQARRGRHGVSGHALSPLRGRGMEYAESREYVAGDDARHIDWRLTARTGRAHTKLFQAERERLSLIVADTAPSMYFGTRVRFKSVQAARAGAVAAWAGVRDGDRIAALRGSRSEAPIAPASGPRGALRVLDALVRWYTQPPSDDAGLAVALDHAQRLLRPGSRLVVLADPSSIAALPAQRWPALAHHHEVIVLLLTDPLESAPPKSSLPFQAQDHRVDVDLSVAAQRQAWRNEFTRPLEQALAQLPARGVRVQALSTAMASESWQPLLGRNPPLVA is encoded by the coding sequence ATGCCCAATCCACCGCCCGTTCCCGCGATGACACACGACCGCAGCGGCGAAGGCATCGTGCCGACGCTGCAGGAGCTGCTCGCGCTGCGCGCCGCGGTCGCCGGCCGTGGCCAGGCACGTCGTGGGCGCCACGGCGTCAGCGGCCATGCGCTCTCGCCGCTGCGCGGTCGCGGCATGGAGTACGCCGAATCGCGCGAGTACGTCGCCGGAGACGACGCGCGCCACATCGACTGGCGCCTCACCGCGCGCACCGGACGCGCGCACACCAAGTTGTTCCAGGCCGAGCGCGAGCGGCTGAGCCTGATCGTCGCCGACACCGCGCCGTCGATGTACTTCGGCACGCGCGTGCGCTTCAAGTCGGTGCAGGCCGCGCGCGCCGGTGCGGTCGCGGCGTGGGCCGGCGTACGCGACGGCGACCGCATCGCCGCATTGCGCGGCAGCCGCAGCGAAGCGCCGATCGCACCCGCATCGGGCCCACGCGGTGCGCTGCGCGTGCTCGATGCGCTGGTTCGCTGGTACACGCAGCCGCCGAGCGACGACGCCGGGCTCGCCGTCGCGCTGGACCACGCGCAGCGTCTGCTGCGTCCGGGCTCGCGGCTTGTCGTGCTGGCCGATCCGTCGAGCATCGCTGCGCTGCCCGCGCAGCGCTGGCCCGCGCTGGCGCACCATCACGAAGTGATCGTGCTGCTGCTGACCGATCCGCTGGAAAGCGCGCCGCCGAAGTCGTCGCTGCCGTTCCAGGCACAGGACCATCGCGTCGACGTAGACCTCTCGGTCGCCGCGCAGCGGCAGGCATGGCGCAACGAATTCACGCGTCCGCTCGAACAGGCGCTCGCGCAGTTGCCGGCACGCGGCGTGCGCGTGCAGGCGCTGTCGACGGCGATGGCGAGCGAATCCTGGCAGCCGCTGCTGGGACGCAATCCACCGCTGGTGGCGTGA
- a CDS encoding DUF4381 family protein: protein MAATTLVLRDIHQTAAPPWWPPAPGWWVVIAIVLALVVAYAWWRRRETRRRQAIARWFDGELDAATSAPAQIAAMSELLRRAGRRRDPRADRLHGEEWLVFLDDVEPVARRRRGSHGRTPVRVFSEGDGRLLLDGAFRRDVDAARVDALRRLARERFLRWMGAS from the coding sequence ATGGCCGCGACGACCCTCGTCCTGCGCGACATCCACCAGACCGCCGCGCCCCCGTGGTGGCCGCCCGCACCGGGCTGGTGGGTGGTGATTGCGATCGTGCTGGCGCTCGTCGTTGCATACGCGTGGTGGCGCAGGCGCGAAACCCGACGCCGGCAGGCGATCGCGCGATGGTTCGATGGCGAACTCGATGCCGCCACCTCCGCGCCCGCGCAGATCGCGGCGATGTCGGAACTGCTGCGTCGCGCCGGACGCCGACGCGATCCGCGCGCCGATCGCCTTCACGGCGAGGAATGGCTGGTGTTCCTCGACGACGTCGAACCTGTCGCCCGCCGTCGCCGCGGATCGCATGGGCGCACGCCGGTGCGCGTGTTCTCTGAAGGCGACGGCCGCCTGCTGCTCGACGGTGCGTTCCGTCGCGACGTCGATGCGGCACGCGTCGATGCCCTGCGTCGACTCGCACGCGAGCGCTTCCTGCGCTGGATGGGTGCGTCGTGA
- a CDS encoding vWA domain-containing protein: MDALLAPLAVARDAFAWPWMLLALPLPWLARWLLPPVRHDASAALRVPFGERIDRVARAGGRTAFGGRVGWLAWLGWILLCVAAARPQQLGEAVQPPQAGRDLMLALDLSGSMREPDMDLGGRTVDRLTAAKAVLADFLDRRGGDRVGLIVFGRRAYALTPLTHDLASVRQQLEDSVIGLAGQETAIGDAIALAAKRLRAQPAEQRVLVLLTDGVNTAGMLQPKKAAEIAHNEGVRIHTIAFGGEGSLSLFGLQLPMPGAGDEIDEATLREIARSTGGRFFRARDTSQLVGIYAEIDRLEPVERPGQAVRPRIERYPYPLAASLAFALLAFAWPKRRRA, from the coding sequence ATGGACGCCTTGCTCGCGCCGTTGGCGGTCGCGCGCGATGCGTTCGCATGGCCGTGGATGCTGCTCGCGCTACCGTTGCCGTGGCTCGCGCGCTGGCTGTTGCCGCCGGTGCGGCACGACGCATCCGCGGCGCTGCGCGTGCCGTTCGGTGAGCGCATCGATCGCGTCGCGCGCGCGGGCGGGCGCACTGCGTTCGGCGGCCGCGTCGGTTGGCTGGCATGGCTGGGTTGGATCCTGCTGTGCGTGGCCGCAGCGCGACCGCAGCAGCTCGGTGAGGCAGTGCAGCCGCCGCAGGCGGGCCGCGACCTGATGCTCGCCCTGGACCTCTCCGGCAGCATGCGTGAGCCTGACATGGATCTGGGCGGACGCACGGTCGATCGACTCACCGCGGCCAAGGCCGTGCTCGCCGACTTCCTCGATCGTCGGGGTGGCGATCGCGTCGGGCTGATCGTGTTCGGCCGGCGCGCGTATGCGTTGACGCCGCTCACGCACGATCTCGCCTCGGTTCGCCAGCAGCTCGAAGACAGCGTGATCGGCTTGGCCGGGCAGGAGACCGCGATCGGCGATGCCATCGCGCTCGCGGCCAAGCGCCTGCGCGCACAGCCCGCGGAGCAGCGCGTGCTGGTGTTGCTGACCGATGGCGTGAACACCGCCGGCATGCTGCAGCCGAAGAAGGCCGCGGAGATCGCCCACAACGAAGGCGTGCGCATCCACACCATTGCCTTTGGTGGCGAAGGCTCGCTGTCGCTGTTCGGCCTGCAATTGCCGATGCCGGGTGCGGGCGACGAGATCGACGAAGCGACCCTGCGCGAGATCGCGCGCAGCACCGGCGGGCGCTTCTTCCGCGCACGCGACACCTCGCAGCTGGTCGGCATCTACGCGGAGATCGACCGGCTCGAACCGGTCGAACGTCCCGGCCAGGCGGTGCGTCCGCGCATCGAGCGCTATCCGTATCCGCTTGCCGCATCGCTGGCATTCGCGCTGCTCGCATTCGCCTGGCCGAAGCGGAGGCGCGCATGA
- a CDS encoding VWA domain-containing protein encodes MNLPAGIDLAALHLLRPQWLWALLALPLLMAFSRVRRRRTSVWRESVDAHLLPHLLVERGDARVRRAWGVGIAAYVLAVIALAGPSWRQSEQPLWHDRTPLVIALDLSSATSAGDLPPSRLAQARAKIDALLRARADGQVALVVFADDAYTVAPLTEDAANVALFLDALEPDVMPVDGQRPDRAIEWSAKLLRQSGFDRGVILLLTDRADDRARDAAAAARSQGARVDVMGLGTDAGASYRRGDGTFGQARLDAASLRSLASAGGGRYAAIATDDGDLRALDVLDPDTTLGSGDAKQSDATRGRAWQDDGFWLLPPLMLLALFAFRRRAALAVLLLCIGWPPAQAADWWRRADQVEHAQMDDGNRAYRKGDFADAAQRYERVDSADSHYNRGNALAKAGEYPQAIAAYDEALKRAPGMEDAIANKRAVEAAMKRQQQSSPKGGGGQSQSPKDQKPSQGGQGAQSPSSQQQKQQSSQSPQQQPGQAPKAGDAQSQREADRAQRERMQRALEQQRGDKAPKPGEEPVQETPQQRERRLANEAWLRRVPDDPGGLLREKLRIEHERRQLQDKE; translated from the coding sequence ATGAATCTGCCCGCCGGCATCGATCTCGCGGCGTTGCACCTGCTGCGCCCGCAGTGGCTATGGGCGCTGCTCGCATTGCCGTTGCTGATGGCGTTCTCGCGCGTGCGTCGCCGTCGCACGAGCGTCTGGCGCGAATCGGTAGACGCACACCTGCTGCCGCACCTGCTGGTCGAACGCGGCGATGCGCGTGTGCGTCGCGCGTGGGGCGTTGGCATCGCGGCGTACGTGCTTGCCGTGATCGCACTCGCCGGACCGAGCTGGCGCCAGAGCGAGCAGCCGTTGTGGCACGACCGCACGCCGCTGGTGATCGCGCTCGATCTGTCGAGCGCCACGTCGGCCGGCGACCTGCCGCCGTCGCGACTCGCGCAGGCGCGCGCGAAGATCGACGCGCTGTTGCGCGCACGTGCGGACGGGCAGGTCGCGCTGGTCGTGTTCGCCGATGATGCCTACACCGTGGCGCCGCTCACCGAGGACGCGGCCAACGTCGCGCTGTTCCTCGATGCGCTGGAACCCGACGTGATGCCCGTCGACGGACAGCGTCCGGATCGCGCGATCGAATGGTCGGCGAAGCTGCTGAGGCAGTCGGGCTTCGATCGCGGCGTGATCCTGCTGCTCACCGATCGCGCCGACGACCGTGCGCGCGATGCCGCGGCGGCCGCGCGAAGCCAGGGCGCGCGCGTGGACGTGATGGGTCTGGGAACGGACGCCGGAGCGTCGTATCGGCGTGGCGACGGCACATTCGGGCAGGCGCGGCTCGACGCCGCATCGCTGCGCTCGCTCGCGTCGGCGGGCGGTGGCCGCTATGCCGCCATCGCCACCGACGATGGCGACCTGCGCGCGCTGGACGTACTCGATCCGGACACCACGCTCGGCAGCGGCGATGCAAAGCAGAGCGATGCGACGCGCGGTCGTGCGTGGCAGGACGATGGCTTCTGGCTGCTGCCGCCGCTGATGCTGTTGGCGCTGTTCGCGTTCCGTCGTCGCGCGGCGCTCGCGGTACTGCTGCTGTGCATCGGCTGGCCGCCGGCACAGGCCGCCGACTGGTGGCGTCGTGCGGACCAGGTCGAACATGCACAGATGGACGATGGCAATCGCGCGTACCGCAAGGGCGATTTCGCCGATGCGGCGCAACGTTACGAGCGCGTGGACAGCGCCGACTCGCATTACAACCGAGGCAATGCGCTGGCCAAGGCGGGAGAGTATCCGCAGGCGATCGCCGCCTACGACGAAGCCCTCAAGCGCGCGCCGGGCATGGAGGACGCCATCGCCAACAAGCGCGCGGTCGAAGCGGCGATGAAGCGGCAGCAGCAATCGTCGCCGAAGGGCGGTGGCGGGCAGTCGCAATCGCCGAAGGACCAGAAGCCGTCGCAGGGCGGACAGGGTGCACAGTCGCCGTCGTCGCAGCAGCAGAAACAACAGTCGTCCCAATCGCCGCAGCAACAGCCCGGGCAGGCGCCCAAGGCCGGCGATGCGCAGTCGCAACGCGAGGCCGACCGTGCGCAACGCGAACGCATGCAGCGGGCGCTGGAGCAGCAGCGCGGCGACAAGGCGCCGAAGCCCGGCGAAGAGCCCGTGCAGGAAACACCGCAGCAACGCGAGCGTCGCCTCGCCAACGAAGCCTGGCTGCGCCGCGTGCCGGACGATCCGGGTGGACTGCTGCGCGAGAAACTGCGCATCGAACACGAACGCCGTCAATTGCAGGACAAAGAATGA
- a CDS encoding BatD family protein encodes MIPTTTPLRRFAMQAMTLVLLALVSLAAPAQVRAWVDRDRIAMGETVTLNIETTAATVSEPDYAPLLTDFFLSGHTSRREFVRSGGRNMARTLYAVALRPRRDGVVTVPPLYVGSQRTQPIMLTVAPSAAPSSSRAGADVFIESEADDDDPYVQQSVGWVVRLYSATPLVSGQLDQAPPDGASLQRVGDDAQYQRDLGGRRYSVVERRFLLVPERSGPLVIPPAHFEGRGAGGFFDDLLGNRGGALAADAAPRSLQVRPVPPNAPQPWLPLQNLQLRYQSTPQELRAGTAATLVVEAVADGATAAQMPELQLPTIDGAQVFAEPVQADERFVDGRPRVKLTRRFSVVPARAGSARLGGMEMTWWDVRAGAERTASLPQLNWNVLPAPAGGAATATAPTPVPSASTSIVGNAAPAQSVIDFGGANRIWILAALLFAALWLFTLVWGLHRGDTRAGAVRAEPLPSDAPPAAGTDLKRLIDRGDFGDVADALCAMARPPVRDLDALRGRLDDATQREAIDALQRARWGGGNAVAARELLRRAFAGGPRWRAVAAEATPPLPPLYPRARPEKRG; translated from the coding sequence ATGATCCCGACGACGACCCCGCTGCGACGCTTCGCGATGCAGGCGATGACGCTGGTGCTGCTGGCGCTGGTGAGCCTCGCGGCCCCTGCACAGGTGCGCGCGTGGGTCGACCGCGACCGCATCGCGATGGGCGAGACGGTGACGCTCAACATCGAGACCACCGCGGCCACCGTCAGTGAGCCCGACTACGCGCCGCTGCTCACCGATTTCTTCCTCAGTGGCCACACCAGCCGGCGCGAGTTCGTGAGGAGTGGCGGGCGCAACATGGCGCGCACGCTGTACGCGGTCGCGCTGCGGCCGCGACGCGACGGCGTGGTGACCGTGCCGCCGCTGTACGTCGGCAGCCAGCGCACGCAGCCGATCATGCTGACGGTCGCACCGTCCGCCGCGCCGTCGTCGTCGCGCGCCGGTGCCGATGTCTTCATCGAGAGCGAAGCCGACGACGACGATCCCTACGTGCAGCAGTCGGTCGGCTGGGTGGTGCGGTTGTATTCGGCGACGCCGCTGGTGTCGGGGCAGCTCGACCAGGCGCCGCCTGACGGCGCGTCGCTGCAGCGCGTCGGCGACGATGCGCAGTACCAGCGCGACCTCGGCGGTCGCCGCTACAGCGTGGTCGAACGTCGCTTCCTGCTGGTTCCGGAACGAAGCGGTCCGCTGGTCATTCCGCCCGCGCATTTCGAAGGCCGCGGTGCGGGCGGATTCTTCGACGATCTGCTCGGCAACCGCGGCGGCGCGCTTGCCGCCGACGCCGCGCCGCGCTCGCTGCAGGTGCGACCGGTGCCGCCGAACGCGCCGCAGCCCTGGCTGCCGCTGCAGAACCTGCAACTGCGCTACCAGTCCACGCCGCAGGAACTGCGCGCCGGTACCGCCGCGACGCTGGTGGTCGAGGCCGTCGCCGACGGCGCCACCGCCGCGCAGATGCCCGAGCTGCAACTGCCGACCATCGACGGCGCGCAGGTCTTCGCCGAACCGGTGCAGGCCGACGAGCGCTTCGTCGATGGCCGTCCGCGGGTGAAGCTCACCCGTCGCTTCTCGGTCGTGCCGGCGCGGGCCGGTAGCGCGCGCCTGGGTGGGATGGAAATGACGTGGTGGGACGTGCGGGCCGGCGCCGAGCGCACCGCAAGCCTGCCTCAGTTGAACTGGAACGTACTCCCCGCGCCGGCGGGCGGCGCGGCCACCGCGACAGCGCCGACGCCGGTGCCATCCGCCTCGACGTCGATCGTCGGAAACGCCGCGCCCGCGCAGTCGGTCATCGATTTCGGTGGCGCCAATCGCATCTGGATACTCGCCGCGCTGCTGTTCGCCGCGCTGTGGCTGTTCACCCTGGTCTGGGGACTGCACCGCGGTGACACGCGTGCCGGAGCGGTTCGTGCCGAGCCGTTGCCGTCGGACGCGCCGCCTGCTGCGGGCACGGACCTCAAGCGGTTGATCGATCGTGGCGACTTCGGCGACGTTGCCGACGCCCTGTGCGCGATGGCGCGTCCGCCGGTCCGCGACCTGGATGCCCTGCGCGGCCGGCTCGACGACGCGACCCAGCGCGAGGCCATCGATGCCCTGCAGCGCGCCCGCTGGGGCGGCGGCAATGCGGTGGCCGCCCGCGAGCTGCTGCGCCGCGCCTTTGCCGGCGGACCACGCTGGCGGGCCGTGGCGGCCGAGGCGACGCCGCCATTGCCGCCACTGTACCCACGCGCACGGCCGGAAAAGCGGGGCTGA
- a CDS encoding dicarboxylate/amino acid:cation symporter: protein MSHISLPEAKMPTKGMPLHIKVMLGFVLGATLGLLAHFIAPGSPLVLGLVGYVAQPVGQVFLALLFMLVLPLMFSALVLGVAELGDVASLGRLGWRTLIYTAVVTLIAVAIGLLMVNLIGPGHGLDRGMLDQAMAQGAQKAGEIAATGQQLDFMKMLLGIVPKNVLAAAVDDKQKLGVMFFALMIGIGLVMTPSPHTQAFKNAIQGLFEICMRLIGMIIKLAPYAVACLMFALCAQFGWELLLVLGKFAFTVVLAIAVHMFIVLPLWVKFMGGMSPRAFFRGSQEALLTAFATASSTGTLPVTLRVAEQNLKLPRKVSRFVLTVGASANHHGTALFEGITVLFLAQAFGVELTLMHQVMVLGLCLLGGIGTAGVPAGSLPVIAMICAVLGIPAEGVGIILGVDRFLDMCRTSLNVTGDLATAVVVAHRSGDVAETEADILPAEPAPEAAG from the coding sequence ATGAGCCACATCAGCCTGCCCGAAGCCAAGATGCCGACGAAGGGGATGCCCCTCCACATCAAGGTGATGCTGGGCTTCGTCCTGGGCGCGACCCTGGGCCTGCTGGCGCACTTCATCGCGCCGGGCTCGCCGCTGGTGCTGGGCCTGGTGGGCTACGTCGCGCAGCCGGTCGGACAGGTGTTCCTCGCACTGCTGTTCATGCTGGTGTTGCCGCTGATGTTCTCCGCGCTGGTGCTGGGCGTGGCCGAACTCGGCGACGTCGCCAGCCTCGGCCGGCTCGGCTGGCGCACGCTGATCTATACCGCCGTGGTGACGCTGATCGCGGTCGCGATCGGCCTGTTGATGGTCAACCTGATCGGGCCCGGTCACGGACTGGATCGCGGCATGCTCGACCAGGCGATGGCGCAGGGCGCGCAGAAGGCCGGCGAGATCGCGGCCACCGGCCAGCAGCTCGACTTCATGAAGATGCTGCTCGGCATCGTCCCGAAGAACGTGCTCGCCGCGGCGGTGGACGACAAGCAGAAGCTCGGCGTGATGTTCTTCGCGCTGATGATCGGCATCGGCCTGGTGATGACGCCCAGCCCGCACACGCAGGCGTTCAAGAACGCGATCCAGGGCCTGTTCGAGATCTGCATGCGCCTGATCGGCATGATCATCAAGCTCGCGCCGTACGCGGTGGCGTGCCTGATGTTCGCGCTGTGCGCGCAGTTCGGCTGGGAGCTGCTGCTGGTGCTGGGCAAGTTCGCCTTCACCGTGGTGCTGGCGATCGCGGTGCACATGTTCATCGTGCTGCCGCTGTGGGTGAAGTTCATGGGCGGCATGAGCCCGCGCGCGTTCTTCCGTGGCAGCCAGGAAGCGCTGCTGACCGCGTTTGCGACCGCGTCCTCGACCGGCACGCTGCCGGTCACGCTGCGCGTGGCCGAGCAGAACCTCAAGCTGCCGCGCAAGGTTTCGCGCTTCGTGCTGACCGTCGGCGCTTCGGCCAACCACCACGGCACCGCGCTGTTCGAAGGCATCACCGTGCTGTTCCTGGCGCAGGCGTTCGGCGTGGAGCTGACCCTGATGCACCAGGTGATGGTACTGGGCCTGTGCCTGCTCGGCGGTATCGGCACCGCCGGCGTGCCGGCCGGTTCGCTGCCGGTGATCGCGATGATCTGCGCCGTGCTCGGCATCCCGGCCGAGGGCGTGGGCATCATCCTCGGCGTCGACCGTTTCCTCGACATGTGCCGCACCTCGCTCAACGTCACCGGCGACCTGGCGACGGCGGTCGTGGTCGCGCACCGCAGCGGCGACGTCGCCGAAACCGAGGCCGATATCCTGCCGGCCGAGCCCGCGCCCGAAGCCGCAGGCTGA
- a CDS encoding dicarboxylate/amino acid:cation symporter, with protein sequence MAAERQPDDGKRRLPLHWKMAIGFTVGLLLGLIAHYVVGASSPGVLWFTQNVTQPAGNLFLRLIFMLVIPLLFSALVIGVAEMGDVRSLGRIGWRTLGYTVVVSGIAVVLGLLLVNWLKPGAGIDPARAQQLLDEGSERASAIVSSTGSQPKGLEMLVSIVPDNVVRAAAENTILAVMFFALMLGIGLVLTRSKSTEILLRGIEGLFEVSMTLIGLVIRLAPYAVFCFMFNLAALFGWELLRSLGAYVGVVVLALALHMFVVYSLVLKLAGGYSPAKFFRGVQEAMVMAFSTASSNATLPTALRVADEKLGLPRRISRFVLTVGATANQNGTALFEGVTVLFLAQFFGVELTLAQQVTVMFVCILGGVGTAGVPAGSLPVVALICGMVGVPPEGIGLILGVDRFLDMCRTTLNVTGDLMLATVVSRGEPDGPSGLEEA encoded by the coding sequence ATGGCGGCCGAACGACAACCCGACGACGGCAAGCGCCGCTTGCCGCTGCACTGGAAGATGGCGATCGGCTTCACCGTCGGTTTGCTGCTGGGCCTGATCGCGCATTACGTCGTCGGCGCATCGTCGCCCGGCGTGCTGTGGTTCACCCAGAACGTCACGCAGCCCGCGGGCAACCTGTTCCTGCGCCTGATCTTCATGCTGGTGATCCCGCTGCTGTTCTCGGCGCTGGTGATCGGCGTGGCGGAGATGGGAGACGTGCGCTCGCTCGGTCGCATCGGCTGGCGCACGCTGGGCTACACGGTGGTCGTGTCGGGCATCGCGGTGGTGCTGGGCCTGCTGCTGGTGAACTGGCTCAAGCCCGGCGCGGGCATCGATCCGGCGCGCGCGCAGCAACTGCTCGATGAAGGCTCCGAGCGCGCCAGCGCCATCGTCAGCAGCACCGGCAGCCAGCCCAAGGGGCTGGAGATGCTGGTGTCGATCGTCCCCGACAACGTGGTCAGGGCCGCGGCCGAGAACACCATCCTGGCGGTGATGTTCTTCGCGCTGATGCTCGGCATCGGGCTCGTGCTCACGCGCAGCAAGTCCACGGAGATCCTGCTGCGCGGCATCGAGGGCCTGTTCGAGGTGTCGATGACGCTGATCGGGCTGGTGATCCGGCTCGCGCCGTACGCGGTGTTCTGCTTCATGTTCAACCTGGCCGCGCTGTTCGGCTGGGAGCTGCTGCGCAGCCTCGGCGCCTACGTGGGCGTGGTGGTGCTGGCGCTCGCGCTGCACATGTTCGTGGTGTACTCGCTGGTGCTGAAGCTGGCGGGCGGCTATTCGCCGGCGAAGTTCTTCCGCGGCGTGCAGGAGGCGATGGTGATGGCCTTCTCCACTGCCTCGTCCAACGCGACCCTGCCGACCGCCTTGCGCGTGGCCGACGAGAAACTCGGCCTGCCGCGCCGCATCTCGCGCTTCGTGCTGACGGTCGGGGCCACCGCCAACCAGAACGGCACCGCGCTGTTCGAAGGCGTGACGGTGCTGTTCCTCGCGCAGTTCTTTGGGGTCGAGCTGACCCTGGCGCAGCAGGTCACGGTGATGTTCGTATGCATACTCGGCGGCGTGGGCACCGCCGGCGTCCCGGCCGGCTCGCTGCCGGTGGTCGCGCTGATTTGCGGGATGGTGGGCGTGCCGCCGGAGGGGATCGGCCTGATCCTCGGTGTGGACCGCTTCCTCGACATGTGCCGGACCACCCTCAACGTCACCGGCGACCTGATGCTTGCCACCGTGGTCTCGCGCGGCGAACCCGACGGCCCCTCGGGCCTGGAGGAGGCCTGA
- the tkt gene encoding transketolase, which produces MTTPSRRDLANAIRFLAIDAVQAANSGHPGMPMGMADIAEVLWNDYLRHNPKNPLWLNRDRFVLSNGHGSMLQYALLHLAGYDLPIEELKNFRQLNSKTPGHPENFMTPGIETTTGPLGQGFANSVGMALAEKLLAQRFNRPGFDLIDNRTWVFMGDGCLMEGISHEAASLAGTWGLHKLVAFWDDNKISIDGNTDGWFTDDTPKRFEAYGWNVVRNVNGQDAVEIKTAIETALKSTDKPTLICCRTTIGFGSPGKAGKESSHGAPLGKEEIVATREALGWKYGDFEIPQDIYDGWRKRDHQAEEGEWDRLFDAYSKQHPELAAELLRRARGDLPEGFVAAADAYIAKLQAEGPTIASRKASQMAIETFAPLLPELIGGSADLAHSNLTLWKGSKSVATKDPNANYVYYGVREFAMTAISNGMGLHECFIPYDATFLVFSDYARNAVRMSALMGAHAIHVYTHDSIGLGEDGPTHQPIEHLASLRYIPDNDVWRPCDAVESAACWKAAIVRNDGPSCLIFSRQNLMHQPRTAQQVADIARGGYVLKDSVGAPEIILIATGSEVGLATQAAAQLGDKVRVVSMPSTDVFDRQDAAYRESVLPKACRKRVAIEAGVGAFWRKYVGLDGAVIGIDEFGASAPAEKLFPHFGFTVEKVVEAAKSL; this is translated from the coding sequence ATGACGACGCCCAGCCGCCGCGACCTCGCCAACGCCATCCGATTCCTCGCCATCGACGCCGTACAGGCCGCCAACTCCGGCCACCCGGGCATGCCGATGGGCATGGCCGACATCGCCGAGGTGCTCTGGAACGACTACCTGCGCCACAACCCGAAGAACCCGCTGTGGCTCAACCGCGACCGCTTCGTGCTGTCGAACGGCCACGGTTCGATGCTGCAGTACGCCCTGCTGCACCTGGCCGGTTACGACCTGCCGATCGAAGAGCTGAAGAACTTCCGCCAGCTCAACTCGAAGACCCCGGGCCATCCGGAGAACTTCATGACGCCGGGCATCGAGACCACCACCGGTCCGCTCGGCCAGGGCTTCGCCAACTCGGTCGGCATGGCGCTCGCGGAGAAGCTGCTGGCGCAGCGCTTCAACCGGCCCGGCTTCGACCTGATCGACAACCGCACCTGGGTGTTCATGGGCGACGGCTGCCTGATGGAAGGCATCTCGCACGAGGCGGCGTCGCTGGCCGGCACCTGGGGCCTGCACAAGCTCGTCGCGTTCTGGGACGACAACAAGATTTCCATCGACGGCAACACCGACGGCTGGTTCACCGACGACACGCCCAAGCGTTTCGAGGCCTATGGCTGGAACGTGGTGCGCAACGTCAACGGTCAGGACGCGGTGGAGATCAAGACCGCCATCGAGACCGCGCTGAAGTCCACCGACAAGCCGACCCTGATCTGCTGCCGCACCACGATCGGTTTCGGTTCGCCGGGCAAGGCCGGCAAGGAATCCTCGCACGGTGCACCGCTGGGCAAGGAAGAGATCGTCGCGACCCGCGAAGCGCTGGGCTGGAAGTACGGCGACTTCGAGATCCCGCAGGACATCTACGACGGCTGGCGCAAGCGCGATCACCAGGCCGAGGAAGGCGAGTGGGACCGACTGTTCGATGCGTACTCGAAGCAGCATCCGGAGCTGGCCGCCGAACTGCTGCGCCGTGCACGCGGCGACCTGCCGGAAGGCTTCGTCGCGGCTGCCGACGCGTACATCGCCAAGTTGCAGGCCGAAGGCCCGACGATCGCGTCGCGCAAGGCTTCGCAGATGGCGATCGAGACCTTCGCGCCGCTGCTGCCGGAACTCATCGGCGGCTCGGCCGACCTCGCGCATTCCAACCTGACCCTGTGGAAGGGCAGCAAGTCGGTCGCGACGAAGGATCCCAACGCCAACTACGTCTATTACGGCGTGCGCGAATTCGCGATGACCGCGATCAGCAACGGCATGGGCCTGCACGAGTGCTTCATCCCGTACGACGCCACGTTCCTGGTGTTCAGCGACTACGCGCGCAACGCCGTGCGCATGAGCGCGCTGATGGGCGCGCACGCGATCCACGTGTACACGCACGACTCCATCGGCCTGGGCGAGGACGGTCCGACCCACCAGCCGATCGAGCACCTCGCTTCGCTGCGCTACATCCCGGACAACGACGTGTGGCGTCCGTGCGATGCGGTCGAGTCCGCCGCATGCTGGAAGGCCGCGATCGTGCGTAACGACGGCCCGAGCTGCCTGATCTTCTCGCGCCAGAACCTCATGCACCAGCCGCGCACCGCGCAGCAGGTCGCCGACATCGCGCGTGGCGGTTACGTGCTGAAGGATTCCGTCGGCGCGCCGGAGATCATCCTGATCGCGACCGGTTCCGAAGTCGGACTGGCCACGCAGGCCGCCGCGCAGCTGGGCGACAAGGTGCGCGTGGTGTCGATGCCGTCGACCGACGTGTTCGACCGCCAGGACGCCGCGTACCGCGAATCCGTGCTGCCGAAGGCCTGCCGCAAGCGTGTCGCCATCGAAGCCGGCGTCGGCGCGTTCTGGCGCAAGTACGTCGGCCTGGACGGCGCGGTGATCGGCATCGACGAGTTCGGTGCATCCGCGCCGGCCGAGAAGCTGTTCCCGCACTTCGGCTTCACGGTCGAGAAGGTCGTAGAGGCGGCGAAGTCGCTCTGA